The following coding sequences are from one Candidatus Kinetoplastibacterium galatii TCC219 window:
- a CDS encoding CvpA family protein, with product MNCFDYIFVGVLLASCIIGYFRGFARELFSLFSYLISFLLTILLAPDVNYFIERHIDSALLSNCLSYLIVFFAVLLACFFINMFVSFFIIKTGMSSIDRTLGIVFGALRGLLLILLVLLCCSMLSTECWFMDSVLVKPTMDLVYKIKELLFTEI from the coding sequence GTGAATTGTTTTGATTATATCTTCGTTGGTGTATTACTGGCTTCTTGCATTATTGGATACTTTCGTGGTTTTGCGAGAGAGTTATTTTCTCTTTTTTCTTATCTTATATCGTTTTTATTAACTATATTGCTTGCTCCAGATGTAAATTATTTTATTGAAAGACATATAGATTCTGCATTATTGAGTAATTGTTTATCGTATTTAATAGTGTTTTTTGCTGTTCTATTAGCATGTTTTTTTATTAATATGTTTGTATCATTCTTTATTATTAAGACTGGAATGTCATCTATTGACCGTACATTAGGTATTGTTTTTGGAGCATTGCGTGGTTTATTATTAATATTGTTAGTATTATTATGCTGTAGCATGTTGTCCACAGAGTGTTGGTTTATGGATTCAGTTCTCGTAAAGCCAACTATGGATTTAGTTTATAAAATTAAGGAATTGCTATTTACAGAGATTTAA
- the rpsB gene encoding 30S ribosomal protein S2, translated as MSIMREMLEAGVHFGHQTRYWNPKMSQYIFGQRNKIHIINLEKTVEKYLEALKFIKKSSSSGSNILFVGTKRAAREFVASEASRCNMPYVDSRWLGGMLTNFKTVKSSIKRLKEMESIVASGNADKMIKKEGLLFHRELDKLNKSIGGIKNMNNLPDIIFIIDVGYHKIAISEARALGIKVVAVVDTNHSPDGVDYVIPGNDDSAKAISLYCKGIADAVLEGRKKNVDDIVDVIKETTEDFVEVDL; from the coding sequence ATGTCTATTATGAGAGAAATGTTAGAGGCCGGTGTACACTTTGGACATCAGACAAGATACTGGAATCCTAAAATGTCCCAGTATATTTTTGGTCAAAGAAATAAGATACATATAATTAATCTTGAGAAAACTGTAGAGAAGTATCTAGAAGCATTAAAATTTATTAAAAAATCTTCATCTAGCGGTAGCAATATTTTATTTGTTGGAACAAAAAGAGCAGCTCGTGAATTTGTAGCTAGTGAAGCTAGTAGATGTAATATGCCTTATGTAGATTCTAGATGGCTTGGTGGAATGCTTACTAATTTTAAAACAGTAAAATCTTCTATCAAGAGATTGAAAGAAATGGAAAGTATTGTTGCTAGTGGCAATGCCGATAAGATGATCAAAAAGGAAGGATTATTATTCCATAGAGAGCTAGATAAGCTCAATAAGTCTATTGGTGGCATTAAAAATATGAATAATCTTCCAGATATAATATTTATTATAGATGTTGGTTATCATAAAATTGCTATATCAGAGGCTAGAGCTTTAGGTATAAAAGTTGTTGCTGTTGTGGATACTAATCATTCTCCTGATGGTGTTGATTATGTTATTCCAGGGAATGACGATTCAGCTAAGGCGATTTCTTTATATTGCAAAGGGATAGCAGACGCAGTGTTAGAAGGCCGCAAAAAAAATGTAGATGATATTGTTGATGTCATTAAAGAAACCACAGAAGACTTTGTTGAAGTAGATCTTTAA
- the rph gene encoding ribonuclease PH gives MKFNRVSNRSFNQLRDFEIIRNFTNQAAGSVFVKAGNTYVLCTATIVENVPDFVKKHVDCGWVTAEYSMLPSATKIRSNRESVYGRQTGRSQEIQRFIGRSIRSMFDLRLLGARTIHFDCDVIQADGGTRCASVTGSCVAAFDAVSYLLNNSLISKNPICNNIAAVSVGKSKKQLLLDMDYLEDCNCDVDMNVVMDSKGRFIEIQATGEKSLLSRDDINSMLDLAQEGISKLINIQKECFN, from the coding sequence ATGAAATTTAATCGTGTTTCTAATCGTTCTTTTAATCAACTACGTGATTTTGAGATTATAAGAAATTTTACCAATCAAGCTGCTGGTTCAGTTTTTGTTAAAGCAGGTAATACTTATGTTTTATGTACTGCTACTATAGTTGAAAATGTGCCTGATTTTGTAAAAAAACATGTGGATTGTGGATGGGTTACAGCAGAATACAGTATGTTACCTAGTGCTACAAAAATTCGATCTAATAGAGAATCTGTTTATGGTAGACAAACAGGAAGATCACAAGAAATACAACGTTTCATAGGTAGAAGTATTAGATCTATGTTCGATTTACGTTTACTGGGTGCAAGAACTATTCACTTCGATTGTGATGTTATACAAGCAGATGGTGGAACTAGATGTGCAAGTGTAACTGGATCTTGTGTTGCTGCTTTTGACGCCGTGAGTTATTTGCTTAATAATAGTCTTATAAGTAAAAATCCTATTTGTAATAATATAGCGGCTGTTTCTGTTGGAAAATCAAAAAAGCAATTATTGCTAGATATGGATTATCTAGAAGATTGTAATTGTGATGTTGATATGAATGTAGTTATGGATTCTAAAGGTAGGTTTATAGAGATCCAAGCTACTGGAGAAAAATCATTACTCTCTAGGGACGATATAAATTCAATGCTAGATTTGGCACAAGAAGGTATATCAAAACTTATTAATATACAAAAAGAATGTTTTAATTAA
- a CDS encoding disulfide bond formation protein B, which translates to MQTTYRNRLFILVSILCFTSISAALISQHVFDMKPCSWCIVQRLIFFIIGIVSFVGYYIRSDILSRIIAIVISILSIFGIFAAYMQKVSYSESLSCMTTPADTIISSTGFDSSIPWLFNVYSSCADDPVFLFGVEYFVWSLSLFIILAVIAISAAIRNTN; encoded by the coding sequence ATGCAAACAACTTATCGTAATAGATTATTTATTTTGGTTTCTATACTTTGCTTCACTTCAATATCTGCGGCACTTATATCTCAGCATGTGTTTGATATGAAGCCATGTTCTTGGTGTATCGTACAACGTCTAATTTTTTTTATAATAGGAATTGTTTCATTTGTAGGTTATTACATAAGAAGCGATATATTGTCTAGAATAATAGCAATAGTTATATCAATATTAAGTATATTTGGCATATTTGCTGCATATATGCAAAAAGTATCTTATTCAGAAAGTCTGTCATGTATGACGACGCCTGCTGACACAATAATCAGCAGCACAGGATTTGATTCATCAATTCCCTGGCTATTTAACGTATACTCATCATGTGCAGACGACCCTGTTTTCTTATTCGGAGTTGAGTATTTTGTATGGAGCTTATCTCTATTTATAATACTAGCAGTTATAGCAATATCAGCTGCTATAAGAAATACCAACTAA
- a CDS encoding MarC family protein produces MLLPEFLSPLTKSFLFTFGTLLPFLNPPAIAPIFLSMTENASPDTRLMLAKKVASNVAIMLIATLLIGNAILALFGISLPIVRLGGGTLIIFSAWSLITSSDEDNDNDSDKQELMSLEQANSRAFYPLTFPVAFGPGAISGAIAVGIYLIDSTNINAMTLKFSGSVLAILLLSSILYICMKFAAQMLNKLGESGTAVFMKLSSFIMLCLGVQICWAGVNELVRTFL; encoded by the coding sequence ATGCTACTTCCAGAATTCTTATCTCCTTTGACAAAAAGTTTTTTATTCACTTTTGGAACATTGCTTCCTTTTTTAAATCCACCAGCAATTGCTCCGATATTTCTTTCTATGACAGAAAATGCATCACCAGATACAAGATTAATGCTAGCAAAAAAAGTTGCTAGCAATGTAGCTATAATGCTAATAGCTACACTGTTAATAGGTAATGCAATATTAGCCTTGTTTGGAATATCTTTACCAATTGTAAGGCTAGGTGGTGGTACATTAATAATATTTAGCGCTTGGAGTCTAATAACTTCTTCAGACGAAGATAATGATAATGATAGTGACAAACAGGAACTAATGAGTTTAGAACAAGCAAATTCTCGTGCGTTTTATCCTCTGACATTCCCTGTGGCTTTTGGGCCAGGTGCTATATCAGGAGCGATAGCAGTAGGAATTTATCTAATTGATAGCACCAATATCAATGCAATGACCCTAAAATTCTCAGGATCTGTTTTAGCTATACTTTTACTATCATCTATACTTTATATATGTATGAAATTTGCAGCGCAAATGTTAAACAAATTAGGAGAAAGCGGTACTGCTGTATTTATGAAACTTTCTTCTTTTATCATGCTTTGCCTTGGCGTTCAAATTTGTTGGGCTGGCGTGAATGAACTAGTTAGAACTTTTCTGTAA
- the map gene encoding type I methionyl aminopeptidase: MGIIKNKNDLNKMRSACQDAAKILDFITSFVKPGVTTGYLDKLCKEYLTDELKVKSATVGYAPPGHSPFPGAICTSVNHQVCHGIPGNRILKNGDSLNIDVTIIKDEWYGDTSRMYHVGDQSIQSLRLSEIAYECMWKGIQKVKNYARLGDIGHAIQKHAEEAGFSVVREFCGHGIGKNFHENPQVLHYGKPNTGELLKTGMLITIEPMINAGKRGVKQLSDGWTIVTCDHSLSAQWEHTICVTDIGYEVLTVSSGTPKPPSFIDNQDIF, translated from the coding sequence ATGGGTATTATTAAAAATAAAAATGATCTGAATAAAATGAGATCTGCTTGCCAAGATGCAGCAAAAATATTAGATTTTATAACAAGTTTTGTAAAACCAGGCGTTACGACTGGATATCTGGATAAATTATGCAAGGAATATTTAACAGATGAGCTGAAGGTAAAATCAGCAACTGTTGGTTATGCTCCACCCGGACATTCACCATTCCCAGGAGCTATATGTACTTCCGTAAATCATCAAGTATGTCACGGGATTCCTGGTAATAGAATTCTAAAGAACGGAGACTCATTAAATATAGATGTTACAATAATAAAAGACGAGTGGTACGGAGATACTAGCAGAATGTATCATGTCGGGGATCAGTCTATACAATCGTTAAGACTATCGGAAATAGCATATGAATGCATGTGGAAAGGCATACAAAAAGTAAAGAATTACGCCAGATTAGGAGACATAGGACATGCCATACAAAAACATGCTGAAGAAGCAGGTTTCTCTGTAGTAAGGGAGTTTTGCGGCCATGGAATTGGGAAGAACTTTCATGAAAATCCACAAGTTCTTCACTATGGAAAACCTAATACTGGTGAATTACTAAAGACTGGTATGTTAATTACAATAGAACCAATGATAAACGCAGGAAAGAGAGGAGTAAAACAACTGTCGGATGGATGGACAATAGTCACATGTGATCATAGTCTATCTGCCCAGTGGGAGCATACAATTTGTGTAACTGATATTGGATATGAAGTTCTGACAGTGTCATCAGGGACACCCAAACCACCATCATTTATTGATAATCAAGATATATTTTAA
- the purF gene encoding amidophosphoribosyltransferase, producing MCGIVGVVGRSQVNQLLYDSLLLLQHRGQDAAGIATSDNRQFYLHKSHGLVRDVFRTHNMLSLPGYCGIGQVRYPTSGSNVSEQEAQPFYVNAPFGIMFAHNGNLTNWQELRESLFRVDLRHINTNSDSEVLLNVFANELQSAVHGVVLDENSIFQAISGVHRRVRGAYAVVSIISGYGLVAFRDVNGIRPLCIGRQETNRGTEWMVASESVALEGNGFTFIRDVDPGEAIFIDLDGNLFSKQCADNPKLSPCIFEYIYFSRPDSFIDRVPVYDARLKMGEYLAKKLTKYVRAGDIDVVIPIPDSSRPAAMQLAHSLNLNYREGLIKNRYVGRTFIMPGQAMRRKSVRQKLNTINIEFKNKNILLVDDSIVRGTTSKEIVDMARSSGANKVYFASAAAQIKYQNVYGIDMPTQSELIAANRTDEEIAKFIGADALIYQDIDDMKKSITDINNSLTSFDASCFDGKYITGDIDSDYLSNLSNSRVS from the coding sequence ATGTGTGGAATAGTTGGTGTCGTTGGACGCAGTCAAGTAAATCAGCTGTTATATGATAGTTTGTTACTTTTACAACATAGGGGGCAGGACGCAGCAGGCATAGCCACATCTGATAATAGGCAGTTTTATCTTCATAAATCTCATGGTCTTGTCAGGGATGTATTTCGTACTCATAATATGCTTTCTCTACCAGGTTATTGCGGTATAGGACAGGTACGATATCCTACATCAGGATCTAATGTTAGTGAACAAGAGGCACAACCATTTTATGTTAATGCACCTTTTGGTATCATGTTTGCTCATAATGGTAATTTGACTAATTGGCAAGAATTAAGAGAATCTTTGTTTAGGGTTGATTTGAGACATATAAACACTAATTCTGACTCAGAAGTTCTGCTAAATGTATTTGCTAATGAATTACAGTCGGCTGTTCATGGAGTTGTGCTTGATGAAAATTCAATCTTTCAAGCTATATCAGGGGTACATAGACGGGTAAGAGGGGCATATGCTGTTGTATCAATTATTTCAGGTTATGGTTTAGTTGCTTTCCGTGATGTTAATGGTATACGTCCATTATGTATTGGAAGACAAGAAACAAATAGAGGTACTGAGTGGATGGTTGCGTCAGAATCAGTGGCTCTAGAGGGTAATGGATTTACCTTTATTCGTGATGTGGATCCAGGTGAGGCTATATTTATTGATTTAGATGGTAATTTATTTAGTAAGCAATGTGCAGATAATCCTAAACTATCACCATGTATTTTTGAGTACATATATTTTTCACGTCCAGATTCTTTTATAGATAGAGTCCCTGTATATGATGCAAGATTAAAAATGGGGGAATATTTAGCTAAGAAATTAACTAAATATGTAAGAGCTGGAGATATAGATGTAGTTATACCAATACCAGATTCTTCACGTCCTGCAGCAATGCAATTAGCTCATTCTCTGAATCTTAATTATCGTGAAGGTCTGATAAAAAATCGATATGTAGGAAGAACTTTTATTATGCCTGGCCAGGCTATGCGTAGGAAATCAGTAAGACAAAAATTAAATACTATAAATATTGAGTTTAAGAATAAAAATATTTTATTAGTAGATGATTCTATTGTTCGTGGTACTACTAGCAAGGAAATTGTAGACATGGCACGTTCATCTGGTGCAAATAAGGTTTATTTTGCTTCAGCTGCGGCTCAAATAAAGTATCAAAATGTTTATGGTATAGATATGCCTACTCAGAGTGAGCTTATAGCTGCTAATAGAACAGATGAGGAAATAGCAAAATTTATAGGAGCAGATGCGTTAATTTATCAAGATATTGATGACATGAAAAAATCTATTACTGATATAAATAATTCTCTTACAAGTTTCGATGCTTCTTGTTTTGATGGGAAATATATAACTGGCGATATAGATTCTGATTACCTATCTAATCTAAGTAATAGTAGAGTATCTTAA
- the folC gene encoding bifunctional tetrahydrofolate synthase/dihydrofolate synthase: protein MNKKNSSLSDWLKYIESIHPISIDLNLDRVKIVASLINIKMDGVVFTVGGTNGKGSTCGFLESFSLKAGYTVGLYTSPHIVSFNERFRINGINVSDNDIIDSLYFIDKVRGDISLTYFEFTTLAAIYLFSIKKLEVLIFEVGMGGRLDAVNVIDSDCSIVTSIGLDHVEWLGESRDSIGFEKAHIYRKNKPAICSDINPPMSLLDYANEIGADLLLVNSDFKYSINSNDTWSYRGKYSNFDELPYPKMLGKYQLLNASTALIAIESVSDRLNISYKNICEGILNSFLPCRFQIIKKNPTIILDVAHNAHAAISLAENLAGNNIFSKTHAVIGMLKDKNISEVVKILDPYVDYWYCCSTLGPRGLSSDLLFDIIKDNLKSANVICCSSVVNAFNTSLKNSNQNDRILVFGSFLTVSDVYQLYLS, encoded by the coding sequence GTGAATAAAAAGAATTCATCATTGTCTGATTGGTTGAAGTATATAGAGTCAATTCATCCAATTAGTATAGATTTAAATCTAGATCGAGTTAAAATAGTCGCTTCACTTATAAATATAAAAATGGATGGAGTAGTATTTACTGTCGGTGGCACAAATGGAAAAGGTTCAACTTGTGGCTTTCTAGAAAGCTTCTCATTAAAAGCTGGATATACTGTTGGATTGTATACTTCTCCACATATTGTTTCTTTTAATGAAAGATTCAGAATCAATGGCATTAATGTAAGTGATAATGATATTATCGATTCTCTATATTTCATAGATAAAGTGAGAGGTGATATTTCCTTAACTTACTTTGAATTCACTACTTTAGCTGCTATTTATTTGTTTTCAATTAAAAAATTAGAGGTTTTAATATTTGAAGTTGGAATGGGAGGGCGTTTAGATGCCGTTAATGTTATAGATTCTGATTGTTCAATTGTTACAAGTATTGGACTTGACCATGTTGAATGGTTGGGCGAATCTAGAGATTCTATAGGATTCGAAAAAGCTCATATTTATAGAAAAAATAAACCAGCTATTTGCAGTGATATAAATCCTCCAATGTCTTTATTAGATTATGCTAATGAAATAGGAGCAGACTTGCTTTTGGTTAATAGTGATTTTAAATACTCAATTAATAGCAATGATACTTGGTCCTATCGTGGTAAGTATAGTAATTTTGATGAATTACCGTATCCTAAAATGCTAGGAAAGTATCAGTTACTAAATGCCTCAACAGCTTTGATTGCAATAGAATCGGTCAGTGATAGATTAAATATTTCATATAAGAATATATGCGAGGGGATATTAAATTCTTTTTTGCCATGCAGATTTCAAATTATTAAAAAAAACCCTACCATTATTTTAGATGTTGCTCACAATGCACATGCTGCTATTTCTTTAGCGGAAAATCTAGCAGGCAATAATATTTTTTCTAAGACACATGCTGTTATAGGAATGTTAAAGGATAAAAATATATCGGAGGTTGTGAAAATATTAGATCCTTATGTTGATTATTGGTATTGCTGTAGTACTCTAGGACCCAGAGGTTTATCTTCAGATTTGTTGTTTGATATTATTAAAGATAATTTAAAATCAGCAAATGTAATCTGTTGCTCTAGTGTAGTCAATGCATTTAATACTTCACTCAAAAATTCTAATCAGAATGATCGTATACTGGTATTCGGATCTTTTTTAACTGTTAGTGATGTTTATCAATTGTATTTGAGCTAG
- the purL gene encoding phosphoribosylformylglycinamidine synthase, translating to MSTVQYFPGSAALSSFRIDQLLNRFKDSDLCVSNISSYYDHFVCIERALDAKKLSRLSELLTYGGNIFDRNSIDNDKNILELTVIPRVGTVSPWSSKATEIAHNCGFYEVNRIERGIHFIIETDRKVIFNEKDLDKLYSLLYDRMTEIIIKNDFDISLLFKTSGVSDLVTIPLMSNGISALQETNNNLGLALSDEEINYLSKSFSTLGRDPTDVELIMFAQANSEHCRHKIFNASWVIDGDRKNYSLFEMIKATHLAQPKGTVVAYSDNAAIMTGRNISLFYPKIPNEDGIAEYVNSDVDINILMKVETHNHPTAIAPFQGASTGAGGEIRDEGATGRGSKPKAGLTGFTVSNLRLSDSVQPWESSYEDTPKRVSSPLSIMIDGPLGGAAFNNEFGRPNVLGYFRVFEQKIHDIHWGYHKPIMLAGGFGIINDSLSHKKNIPDGALLIQLGGPGFRIGIGGGAASSTDIGSNSEDLDFNSVQRGNPEIERRAQEVIDRCWQLADNNPIISIHDVGAGGLSNAFPELVNDSKMGAIFNIRRIPIEEHSMSPSEIWTNESQERYVLAIEKKDLTLFDNIANRERCPYSVVGVSTNDRILKVVDVDKEIEMDDLPSEAVSLKNNPVDISLDIVLGKPPKLQRTINRSIRVNEKLVLDNILIREAIPRVLRHPTVSSKSFLITIGDRSVGGMVCRDQMIGPWQVPVSDFAATVSDYEKHSGEAMAIGERSPIAVINAPSSGRMALAEAITNLIPAGIDKFDDIKLSANWMAACGFDGQDADLYDTVEAVSEFCKCIGLSIPVGKDSLSMKTIFDFNNKKKQVVSPVSLIVTAFATINDVRKSLTPHLVNDIDSLLVFIDLGDFKNRMGGSILAQVYNQIGNEAPDISPDKLASFFNLISVLSSKNMILSYHDRSDGGLITTLIEMSLASHSGLSINLDSIIPNKENFSNESLNDTLIRVLFSEEIGAVIQIPSNYKNEVIDHIRKFDLSSSSHIIGSINADNNIHINYQNKLIWSEKLSVLGKIWSEVSFNISKRRDNPLCAKLEFDTWDDVSDPGINPFLSFDMGDNISAPFISNASRPPVAILREQGCNSNVEMAWAFNKAGFSAVDVHMTDLLSGRVNLSSFKGLVAVGGFSYGDVLGAGEGWARTILFNNLMYDQFSEYFSRKDTFSLGVCNGCQMISALSSIVPGATDWPRFTRNKSERYESRLSTIEILKSPSIFFNGMDGSRIPIVIAHGEGYADYSKSGNQKNTYVSACFVDNYGNKTENYPFNPNGSPEGITAVTSLDGRCTIMMPHPERVLRNVTLSWAPSEWIKNYEYSPWMRMFSNARAWVD from the coding sequence GTGTCAACAGTACAATATTTTCCAGGTTCTGCTGCTCTTTCAAGTTTTCGTATAGATCAGCTTTTAAATAGATTCAAAGATTCTGATCTTTGTGTATCTAATATTTCATCTTACTATGATCATTTTGTTTGTATTGAGAGAGCTCTCGATGCTAAAAAATTATCTAGACTTAGTGAATTGTTGACATATGGAGGTAATATTTTTGATAGAAATTCCATAGATAATGATAAAAATATATTAGAATTAACAGTTATCCCTAGAGTAGGCACCGTTTCTCCTTGGTCTAGTAAAGCAACAGAAATAGCTCATAACTGTGGTTTTTATGAAGTAAATCGTATAGAACGTGGAATTCATTTTATAATTGAAACAGATCGAAAAGTTATCTTTAATGAAAAAGATTTAGATAAGCTGTATAGTCTTTTGTATGACAGAATGACTGAGATTATAATTAAAAACGATTTCGATATCAGTTTATTATTCAAAACTTCTGGTGTTTCAGATCTTGTAACTATTCCTTTAATGTCAAATGGAATTAGTGCTCTGCAAGAAACTAATAATAATCTAGGTCTAGCTTTGTCAGATGAAGAAATAAATTATTTAAGTAAGTCTTTTAGTACTCTTGGTAGGGATCCAACTGATGTTGAGCTAATAATGTTTGCTCAAGCTAACAGCGAACATTGTAGGCACAAAATATTTAATGCTTCATGGGTAATTGATGGAGATAGAAAAAATTATTCTCTTTTCGAAATGATTAAAGCTACTCATTTAGCTCAGCCTAAGGGAACAGTTGTAGCCTATTCTGATAATGCTGCTATCATGACTGGTAGAAATATTTCACTTTTTTATCCTAAAATACCTAATGAGGATGGAATAGCTGAATATGTTAATTCAGATGTTGATATAAACATCTTGATGAAAGTAGAAACACATAATCATCCTACAGCAATAGCTCCTTTTCAAGGGGCCTCTACTGGCGCTGGAGGAGAGATTCGTGATGAGGGAGCTACTGGACGCGGATCCAAACCTAAAGCAGGTCTAACTGGTTTTACTGTTTCCAATTTAAGACTTAGTGATTCAGTTCAACCCTGGGAATCTTCTTATGAAGATACTCCAAAGAGAGTTTCTTCACCTCTTTCTATTATGATAGATGGTCCGTTAGGTGGGGCTGCTTTTAATAATGAATTTGGTCGACCAAATGTTTTAGGTTATTTTAGAGTTTTTGAACAAAAAATACATGATATTCATTGGGGATATCATAAACCTATAATGCTAGCAGGTGGTTTTGGTATTATTAATGACAGCTTGTCTCACAAAAAAAATATTCCAGATGGCGCTTTATTAATACAACTTGGTGGACCAGGTTTTCGTATAGGGATAGGTGGTGGTGCTGCTTCTAGCACTGATATAGGTAGCAATTCCGAGGACCTTGATTTTAATTCTGTACAAAGAGGAAATCCTGAGATAGAGAGAAGAGCACAAGAGGTGATAGATCGTTGTTGGCAATTAGCTGATAATAATCCAATTATATCTATTCATGATGTTGGCGCTGGGGGTCTTTCAAATGCTTTTCCAGAATTGGTGAATGATTCAAAAATGGGAGCTATTTTCAATATTAGAAGAATTCCTATAGAAGAACATAGTATGTCACCATCTGAGATATGGACTAACGAGTCACAGGAGAGATATGTTCTTGCAATTGAAAAGAAAGATTTAACTTTATTTGACAATATAGCAAATAGAGAGCGCTGCCCTTACTCAGTGGTTGGGGTTTCTACTAATGATCGTATTCTTAAAGTTGTTGATGTTGACAAAGAAATAGAAATGGATGATCTTCCTAGTGAAGCTGTTTCTCTAAAAAATAATCCTGTGGACATATCTTTAGATATAGTTTTGGGCAAGCCACCTAAATTACAGCGTACCATTAATAGAAGTATTAGAGTGAACGAAAAATTAGTTCTTGATAATATTTTAATTAGAGAAGCAATTCCTAGGGTATTAAGGCATCCTACAGTATCCAGTAAATCTTTTCTGATTACTATAGGTGATCGTAGTGTTGGCGGAATGGTATGTAGAGATCAAATGATTGGTCCTTGGCAGGTTCCTGTCTCAGATTTTGCTGCTACAGTGTCAGATTATGAAAAACATTCTGGAGAAGCTATGGCGATAGGAGAGCGTTCTCCTATCGCTGTAATTAATGCACCATCGTCTGGTCGTATGGCATTAGCAGAAGCTATTACTAATTTGATACCTGCAGGGATAGATAAATTTGATGATATAAAATTATCAGCAAATTGGATGGCAGCATGTGGCTTTGATGGGCAGGATGCAGATTTGTATGACACTGTTGAAGCTGTTAGTGAGTTTTGTAAATGCATTGGATTATCTATACCAGTAGGCAAAGACTCATTGTCCATGAAGACTATTTTTGATTTTAATAATAAGAAAAAACAGGTTGTTTCACCAGTATCACTTATAGTAACAGCATTTGCAACAATTAACGATGTACGCAAGAGTTTAACTCCACATCTTGTTAATGATATTGATAGTTTACTGGTATTTATTGATCTTGGTGATTTTAAAAATCGTATGGGTGGTTCAATTCTAGCTCAAGTATATAATCAAATTGGTAATGAGGCTCCTGATATATCACCTGATAAATTAGCTTCTTTTTTTAATCTCATAAGTGTTCTATCTAGCAAAAATATGATTCTGTCATATCATGATCGTTCTGATGGTGGCTTGATTACTACTCTGATTGAGATGTCTTTAGCTAGTCATTCTGGTTTATCTATAAATCTGGATTCTATTATACCTAATAAAGAAAATTTCAGTAATGAAAGTTTGAATGATACATTGATAAGAGTTTTGTTTTCAGAAGAGATAGGAGCTGTTATTCAGATACCTAGTAACTATAAAAATGAAGTTATCGACCATATAAGAAAATTTGATTTAAGCTCTTCTTCTCATATTATAGGCAGCATAAATGCAGATAATAATATACATATAAATTATCAAAATAAATTAATATGGTCTGAGAAGCTTTCTGTTTTAGGAAAGATCTGGAGTGAAGTAAGCTTTAATATTTCTAAAAGAAGAGATAATCCGTTATGTGCTAAGTTAGAATTTGACACATGGGATGATGTTTCTGATCCTGGTATAAATCCATTCTTATCATTCGATATGGGAGATAATATATCTGCTCCATTTATTTCTAATGCTTCCAGACCTCCAGTTGCGATACTTAGAGAACAAGGTTGTAATAGTAATGTAGAAATGGCTTGGGCCTTTAACAAAGCTGGTTTTAGTGCTGTTGACGTTCATATGACTGATTTATTGTCTGGTCGTGTTAATTTATCTTCATTTAAGGGATTAGTTGCAGTTGGAGGATTTAGTTACGGTGATGTATTAGGTGCTGGTGAAGGTTGGGCTCGTACTATATTATTTAATAATTTAATGTACGATCAATTCTCTGAATATTTTTCTAGAAAAGATACTTTTTCTTTGGGAGTATGCAATGGTTGTCAAATGATATCAGCATTATCTTCTATTGTTCCAGGTGCTACAGATTGGCCACGTTTTACTAGAAACAAATCAGAGAGATACGAGTCTCGTTTATCAACTATAGAAATATTAAAATCTCCTTCTATATTTTTCAATGGTATGGACGGTTCTAGAATACCTATAGTTATTGCTCATGGAGAAGGCTATGCAGATTATTCGAAATCAGGTAATCAAAAAAACACATATGTATCTGCATGTTTTGTAGATAATTATGGGAACAAAACAGAGAATTATCCATTTAACCCCAATGGTAGTCCTGAAGGTATTACTGCTGTGACATCTTTAGATGGTCGTTGCACTATTATGATGCCTCATCCAGAAAGAGTATTAAGGAATGTAACACTATCATGGGCTCCATCCGAATGGATCAAAAATTATGAATATAGCCCTTGGATGAGAATGTTCAGCAATGCTCGTGCTTGGGTAGATTAG